The following coding sequences are from one Nicotiana tabacum cultivar K326 chromosome 1, ASM71507v2, whole genome shotgun sequence window:
- the LOC107794763 gene encoding uncharacterized protein LOC107794763, producing MENNTVGTNHTNKKVTQKPPKLPMDGLQRTISDISFELSKELVISDDHDNKKLPPISEVEDAKCECCGMSEECTPNYIKRVREKFSGKLICGLCSEAVKEEMEKNGGKKLEEALNEHMNACSKFNRFGRAYPVLFQAEAMREILKKNRAKSLSPRDPMGNGPKKGGISRSSSCIPAITKDIDTHKIVD from the coding sequence ATGGAAAACAATACTGTTGGGACAAATCACACTAACAAAAAAGTCACTCAAAAACCTCCAAAACTTCCCATGGATGGTCTACAAAGAACAATATCTGATATCTCATTTGAACTTAGCAAAGAATTAGTAATATCTGATGATCATGATAATAAAAAGCTTCCTCCTATTTCAGAAGTTGAAGATGCCAAGTGTGAGTGTTGTGGCATGTCTGAGGAATGCACACCTAACTATATTAAGAGAGTTAGGGAGAAATTCTCAGGGAAATTGATTTGTGGTTTGTGTTCTGAAGCAGTGAAGGAAGAGATGGAGAAGAATGGAGGAAAAAAATTAGAAGAAGCTTTAAATGAGCATATGAATGCATGTTCTAAGTTTAATAGATTTGGTAGGGCTTATCCTGTGCTTTTTCAAGCTGAGGCcatgagagaaatcttgaaaaaGAATAGAGCTAAGTCTCTTAGCCCTAGAGATCCTATGGGTAATGGTCCAAAAAAGGGTGGGATTTCTAGGAGTTCAAGTTGTATTCCGGCCATTACCAAAGATATTGATACTCATAAAATTGTTGACTGA